One genomic region from Burkholderia latens encodes:
- a CDS encoding LysR family transcriptional regulator, which translates to MTSDPIPAPDKPLDLLDVGLFVRAALLANVSAAGREYGVSAAVASARIAQLERQLGARLLHRTTRRISLTQDGEVFMARAEALLSAADAARASVGHGRSEPYGRLKVSMSSSFGRQHVAPVIPAFLRRYPSVSLDLRLSDEIVDLVDDGYDVAIRLGALKDSTLVARKLATNRRVVCCSPSYLAERGTPRHPADLAQHECVILGDQRDWSFVTPQGRLTVRVSGRLVASNGEAIREALVDGFGIAIKSTWDVGPQLASGALVTVLDDYPFADDVAIWAVYPSRAHVPLKTLAFIAFLAEHFGDPPYWDRVHTR; encoded by the coding sequence ATGACATCCGACCCAATCCCCGCTCCCGACAAGCCGCTGGACCTGCTGGACGTCGGCCTGTTCGTTCGCGCCGCGCTGCTCGCGAACGTGAGCGCGGCCGGACGCGAGTATGGCGTGTCGGCCGCGGTCGCGAGCGCGCGTATCGCGCAGCTCGAGCGCCAGCTCGGCGCACGATTGCTGCATCGCACCACGCGCCGGATCTCTCTCACCCAGGACGGAGAGGTGTTCATGGCTCGCGCCGAGGCGCTGCTGTCGGCCGCCGATGCGGCGCGCGCGTCCGTCGGCCATGGCCGCAGCGAGCCGTATGGCCGGCTGAAGGTGTCGATGTCGTCGTCGTTCGGCCGCCAGCACGTCGCGCCGGTGATTCCGGCATTTCTGCGCCGCTATCCGTCCGTATCGCTCGATCTGCGTCTTTCCGACGAGATCGTCGATCTCGTCGACGACGGCTACGACGTCGCGATTCGCCTCGGCGCGCTGAAGGATTCGACGCTCGTGGCGCGCAAGCTGGCCACGAACCGGCGCGTGGTGTGCTGCTCGCCCTCGTATCTCGCGGAGCGCGGCACGCCGCGGCATCCGGCCGATCTCGCGCAGCACGAATGCGTGATCCTCGGCGACCAGCGCGACTGGTCGTTCGTTACGCCGCAAGGCCGGCTCACGGTACGCGTGAGCGGCCGGCTCGTTGCAAGCAACGGCGAGGCGATCCGCGAGGCGCTCGTCGACGGCTTCGGCATCGCGATCAAGTCGACCTGGGACGTCGGCCCGCAGCTCGCGAGCGGCGCGCTCGTCACCGTGCTCGACGATTACCCGTTCGCGGACGACGTCGCGATCTGGGCCGTCTATCCGAGCCGTGCGCACGTGCCGCTGAAGACGCTCGCGTTCATTGCGTTCCTGGCTGAACACTTCGGCGATCCGCCTTACTGGGATCGCGTGCATACACGCTGA